The DNA window CATCCACCATGTTTCGGCAGGCCCTTTCTAAGGCAATCAATCGCGAAGATATGGCGCGCATCGTCTTTCGTGGCCATGCTCACCCGGCTTTTGGCCCGATCTCGCCCGCAAATACGTTCTGGTTCAATTCCAAGCTGAAAGCCCAGGCTTACGATCCCCAGAGCGCGATTCGGGAGCTTGCACAAGACGGCTTCAAATTGCAGGACGGCACATTAAAAGATCGCGGCGGCAACGCGGTGGAATTTTCTGTGATCACCAATGCCGGGAACAAATATCGTGCGGCAATGGCAGCCATGATGCAGCAAGACCTCGCCAAGATCGGCATTCGGCTGAACATCGTCACTTTGGATTTCCCGTCGCTTATGGAGCGCATCTCGCGGACCTTCGACTACGAGGCCTGTTTGCTGGGACTGGTCAACACCGAACTCGATCCCAACGTCCAGATGAACGTATGGCTGAGCTCCGCCGCTGACCATCAATGGAACCCCCAGCAGAAGAACCCGGCGACGGCATGGGAGTCTGAAATTGACCGGCTTATACGCGCCCAGGCTTCTACTTCTGACGTCAGAAAGCGCAAGCAATATTTTGACCGCGTACAGGAGATTGTTCGCGAACAAAACCCGTTTATCTATTTGTTGAATAAAGACGCACTCTCTGGCATCGCCAGTACGGTTCGGAACGCACAGCCCAGCGTGCTTCGCCCGCAGACTTACTGGAACATTGATGAGCTCTACCTGCAATCTCACGCTGACGTGGCGAGGAGCCGATAGTGACCGAGCCTCTTCTTTCAGTTTCGTTGGCTGCTCGTTATCGCGAAGGCAGTAGCGTGCTAAACGGATTGTCGCTAGAGCTCAATTCCGGAGAAATTCTAGGACTGGTGGGGCAGAGCGGCTGTGGGAAGAGCACCCTTGCGTTGGCGCTTCTTCGGCTGCTTCATCTGAAGGCCGGCAGGGCGACAGGCAAGGTTCAATTCAGCGGTCGTGAGCTGATGGACTTGGATGAGCGGGAAATGCGGGAGCTGCGCGGCAAAGAAATCGCCCTGGTGTTGCAGAGCCCCATCGCCTCGCTCAACCCTGCCCTTCGCATCGGCACACAGTTGGCCGAAACCTGGAAGGCGCATCGCAGCGGTTCGGCGGACGAATGCCGGCGTGAGGTGCTAAAGGCGCTGGCTAGCGTAATGCTGCCGGCAGACGATGACTTCTTGAGTCGTCGTCCATCCGAGCTTAGTGTGGGCCAGGCACAGAGGGTACTCATTGCCATGGCCGTAATGCATCACCCATTGCTGCTCATCGCTGATGAACCCACCAGCGCGCTGGACATCATTACGCAATCGGAAATCCTGGCACTCTTCCAGCGGCTCAGCAGCGACCTCGGCATGGCCATTCTCTATATCAGCCACGATCTTTTGTCAGTGGCTACCATCGCCAACCGCATTGCGGTGATGCATCAGGGAAGCATCGTAGAGTGCAGCACGCCGCGAGAAATCTTTTCCTCTCCCCAGCACGCTTACACCCGCGCCTTGGTATCGTCACTGCCGGTTCCGCCATCCTGGGCAGCAGCGGTGAACCCCGAGGCCAGCGCCTCGCCACGCGTACGAGCGCAGGCCGTTGGCCGTCGCTGATACACCCTTCAGAAATTCCCCCAATAACTGGCGTGATTCGGGTCCATAGCTGCAGGGTTTTGCACCTTTTGCGGGGTAATTGTTGTACCCTTATATGGGTTTTAGGGCTATAGCATGGCCCAAAACTTGCAGATAAATGGCTATGTACCTTCAGTTCTATGGCTTGCGTGAGGAACCCTTTGGGGTGACTCCCGACCCGCAATTTCTTTATCTCAGCCCGGGTCACCGCGAAGCGCAAGCCATCCTGGATTCAGACATTCGCGCCGGACGTGGGTTCACGGCGGTGGTCGCCCCGCCCGGCATGGGCAAGACCAGCCTCTTGTTTGACATGTTGCGGCGGCACGCTCGCACCACGCGCTCCGCGTTTTTATTTCAAACGCAATGCAATCCCCGCGAATTCATGCGTTATCTGATCGCCGAATTTGGATTCGGCATTCAAAAAGACGATTTCGTGGAACTAAACGGTTTGTTCCAACGCATGGTCCTGGAGGAGGCACAGCACGGCAAGCATGTCATCCTGGTAGTTGACGAGGCGCAGAATTTGCGGCCGGACGTGCTCGAAGCGATACGTCTTCTTTCGGATTTCGAAACTCCAGACTCCAAGCTGCTGCACATCGTCCTTTCCGGACAACCCGAACTGGCGGAGAAACTGGCCGACCCGGACTTAACACAATTACGCCAGAGGATCGCGCACCTGATCCGGCTGGAGCCGTTGTCGGAGGAAGAGGTGCAGGACTATATCCGGCACCGTTTGGAAGTGGCCGGCTATTTCGGGGACCCAATCTTTTCAGCCAGAGCTTGCCGAACCATCTTTCAGCGCAGTCAAGGGATACCCCGCATCATCAACAATCTTTGTTTCAACGCCTTGTCCTTGGGCCATGCTCTGGGGAACCGGCTTATCGATGCGGCCATCCTTGCGCAAGTGTGCAGTGAAATGGATTTCGTGGTCGCGAGCCGAGGATTAACCGATAAAGATCCACGCCTCGTGCCCGAAACAGTTGAAGAGAGAGCGCCGGCTTTTTTACCGAAGTTCGATGTGGTCAGTGAAATCCGTCCACCACTGGTTTCCGTAGAAAACAAGCAGGAGGATGAAGAGTCCGTGCCCTACGCGAAGGCGGCGGGAATACCTGGAGACTTTTTCCCACCCTCAATTTCGCCGCCACTTCAGGTGGTGCCTCCTGTCATGACGCGCAACCTTCCAGACGAAGTGCAGGCGACTGTGCCGCGGGTAGCTGATTCGGGCCATTACGATTCCAATGAAGACGACATTCAGCAACGCCCGACGACCGTGGACGTCAATGCCCTGGTCAATGAATTTGCCCTTCTGGGAATGCACGCGGAGGACCGGCGAATAGTGCGTAAGCGGAAACCACCAGCTGCTGAGTCGTCCGTCGTACGTGAACCAACTCCGGAGCCGGTGATCAAGCCTCCAACAGTTGAAAATGCGCCAGTGTTAGGCCCGCAGATTCCGATCGCTCCCGCTCCAGCAGCGGCGCAGCGGCCTGCTCTGGTTCCTGTGTTTCTGGCCTGGGCCACTGACCCGGTAAATCGTAAGTATGTGCTCACAGCGGCTTTCGCTTTTGTGTTGCTCATGGTATGGCAAATCTCGCGATGGGCAGAGGCGCGCCCTGAGGCCGGACACAATACTGTCCTCGCCAGCCCTGAAGGACCGGCCCTTGAAGCTGCCCCGAGAATCGCCGGGTCGGTGCCGGATTCTCAGGAGCCGATAAAAACCACAACCCCTGAACCGGGCCCCGCGATTAGTGTAGGTACGCCCCAGATTGTGAGCGGAGAGGCAGAGGCAGCGCCGCCCAACCACGCGCTTTCAGATCAGGCGAACGTCACCGCAATTTCCCAGTCGGTGGTGGACGTCATCGAGGAGATCGGCGGGGCCGAGAACGGGCCACCCGACTTTCGTTTTCCCAGAAATTTGGCGGGCGGCGTAAGATCCAGCGGTGCAGAACGGCCGGTGCGCACCGTAGAACCAGTGTACCCGGGGGCAGCCAGACTGCAGCAGTTGGAAGGGTCGGTGGAACTGAGTGCGGTAATTGGGGAAGACGGGTCCCTGCGGCACATCCGCGCCCTCAACGGCAATCCGCTGCTGGCCCAAGCAGCGATGGAAGCAATCAAGAAGTGGCGCTACCAGCCACACCGGAGGGCTGACCAAGCCTCCAACGTGCAGATCACCGTCAATTTCAAGTTTGCCCGCATAGACTCCTCTGCCCGGAACTAACTCTCGTTTTCGCATTCAGCATCTCTGCCAGCTCACTATTTGAATTCAGACTCGCATCATCCAGCATCTCTGCCAGCTCACTATTTCAATTCACCTGCCGCAAGTTCTTGGTGTTTATGGAACTACTCTCCCTCCCTGCAGGTACGCTGCTTCAGAGCGCTTCTTGATCAGCAGAGGCGGCCCACCCGAGGAAGTTCCTCTACATCGTATGTATCGTCCCCCTTAACTGACCTGCTACTCCCCGGTAAAGACCGGTCAGTAGAGGCGGGAAGGGCGATGCGGATAAAGGTAAGAGGAGAGAGATACGCATGAAACGGATCGCAGGAATCATTCTGGCGTTGGCACTGTTTGCGCCGGCAGTCTGGGCGCAAGAAGAGCACGGCGAATTTGGGGTCTTTGCTGATTACACTCGCCTGCATAACCTCAGGAACGGAAATCTCTGGGGCGTGGGTGGACAACTAGCATTCAATCTGAACAGGTTTGTGCAGCTCGAAGGCAGCATGGCCTATGATTTCGAGCGCAACTTCACAACCATCAATACGAACAACGGCAGCGGCAGTGCGAGCTTCAGCCGTTCCGGGCTTCGCTTATTGAATGGATTATTTGGGCCGAAGATTCAGACCGGTATAGGGCCGGTAAAAGCCTTCGTAACCGTCAAAGGCGGGTTTCTGAACTTCAACGTGTCTCGCAAGGGCCCGTTCAGTGGATTCACCGGTGCCCTAAGTTCGGTTCCCAGTGGAGACACGAATGGCGTGTTTTATCCGGGAGCGGGAGTTGAGTTCTTCGCTCATTGGTTCGGAGTCCGGGCCGAGGTCGGCGACCAAATTTACTTTGACAATGGCGCCAACCACAACTTGAAGATTACGTTCGGTCCACAGTTCCGCTTCTAGCCACGTCGTAGGCTTACCACTCAACACGTACAAAGGGCGCCCGGGCGGGTGCCCTTTCTTTTCTAAGGTATTCGACTGGCGCCCTGCCTACACTGCAAAATTTTTCAGACGAAGCCGGCGATTGATTGTGCTACGATGCGCGGAAATTCCACCTTTCTCTTATGGCGACTTACCCCCGCTTTGGCGCTCTGCGTGTCACGACTGCTCACCGCATCACCTGGGTGTGCTTGATCTGTATGTGCTTGACCTCATCACTCCCCGCGCAGACTGGCGATGACGTTCATCTGGTTCCCCTCAAGCCGCCTCCCCATAAACCTCTGATCTCTGCCGATGTCGAACCCCGCCGGGTGTCGAATCCCTTTCGAGTGGACGTGGATCTAGTGCTGGTACCAGTAACGGTCACGGATGGTGCGAATCGCACTATCGTCGGGCTGGGAAAACACGACTTTGCGTTATACGAAGCGGGCGAGCAACAGCAGATCCAGTACTTTTCCAGCGAGGACTCCCCCATTTCAGTTGGCGTCATTCTCGATCTCAGCAAGAGCATGACGGACAAAATCGCTCTGGCGCGCGAGGCTTTGGGAGACTTTTTCAACGTTGCCAACCCCCAGGACGATTACTTTGTGGTTGCATTCTCCGACCGTCCCAAGCTTCTGGCTGACGCCACCCAGTCAATTGGCCACATACGGGCAACGCTGGCTTCTGCCGTACCGACCGGCCACACCGCGCTGCTGGACGCGATCTACATGGGATTGGCGAAAACTCGCCAGGCGCGCTACCAGCGCCGCGCCTTGGTGATTATTTCCGATGGTGGAGATAATCGCAGCCGCTACACGGCCGCCGAGATCAGGAAGTTGGTCCAGGAAACCGATGTGCAGATTTATGCGATCGGCA is part of the Terriglobales bacterium genome and encodes:
- a CDS encoding ABC transporter ATP-binding protein codes for the protein MTEPLLSVSLAARYREGSSVLNGLSLELNSGEILGLVGQSGCGKSTLALALLRLLHLKAGRATGKVQFSGRELMDLDEREMRELRGKEIALVLQSPIASLNPALRIGTQLAETWKAHRSGSADECRREVLKALASVMLPADDDFLSRRPSELSVGQAQRVLIAMAVMHHPLLLIADEPTSALDIITQSEILALFQRLSSDLGMAILYISHDLLSVATIANRIAVMHQGSIVECSTPREIFSSPQHAYTRALVSSLPVPPSWAAAVNPEASASPRVRAQAVGRR
- a CDS encoding TonB family protein, producing the protein MAMYLQFYGLREEPFGVTPDPQFLYLSPGHREAQAILDSDIRAGRGFTAVVAPPGMGKTSLLFDMLRRHARTTRSAFLFQTQCNPREFMRYLIAEFGFGIQKDDFVELNGLFQRMVLEEAQHGKHVILVVDEAQNLRPDVLEAIRLLSDFETPDSKLLHIVLSGQPELAEKLADPDLTQLRQRIAHLIRLEPLSEEEVQDYIRHRLEVAGYFGDPIFSARACRTIFQRSQGIPRIINNLCFNALSLGHALGNRLIDAAILAQVCSEMDFVVASRGLTDKDPRLVPETVEERAPAFLPKFDVVSEIRPPLVSVENKQEDEESVPYAKAAGIPGDFFPPSISPPLQVVPPVMTRNLPDEVQATVPRVADSGHYDSNEDDIQQRPTTVDVNALVNEFALLGMHAEDRRIVRKRKPPAAESSVVREPTPEPVIKPPTVENAPVLGPQIPIAPAPAAAQRPALVPVFLAWATDPVNRKYVLTAAFAFVLLMVWQISRWAEARPEAGHNTVLASPEGPALEAAPRIAGSVPDSQEPIKTTTPEPGPAISVGTPQIVSGEAEAAPPNHALSDQANVTAISQSVVDVIEEIGGAENGPPDFRFPRNLAGGVRSSGAERPVRTVEPVYPGAARLQQLEGSVELSAVIGEDGSLRHIRALNGNPLLAQAAMEAIKKWRYQPHRRADQASNVQITVNFKFARIDSSARN
- a CDS encoding VWA domain-containing protein yields the protein MATYPRFGALRVTTAHRITWVCLICMCLTSSLPAQTGDDVHLVPLKPPPHKPLISADVEPRRVSNPFRVDVDLVLVPVTVTDGANRTIVGLGKHDFALYEAGEQQQIQYFSSEDSPISVGVILDLSKSMTDKIALAREALGDFFNVANPQDDYFVVAFSDRPKLLADATQSIGHIRATLASAVPTGHTALLDAIYMGLAKTRQARYQRRALVIISDGGDNRSRYTAAEIRKLVQETDVQIYAIGIFGTVFKTPEEWAGKRLLTHITEATGGQTITVNNARELPDIASAISLELRNQYVLGYHPRNVTHDGKWRKIKVQVTSSAPDTPLHAYFKTGYQAPER